The Brenneria rubrifaciens genome has a window encoding:
- the cmk gene encoding (d)CMP kinase, with translation MAVTAPVITVDGPSGAGKGTLCKAMAEALQWNLLDSGAIYRVLALAALHHQVDIGSEDALVPLASHLDVRFISADGLLKVILEGEDVSNEIRTETVGNTASQAAAFPRVREALLRRQRAFREAPGLIADGRDMGTIVFPDAPVKIFLDASAEERAQRRMLQLQEKGFSVNFERLLSEIRERDDRDRNRSVAPLVPAADALVLDSTGMAIDEVIKRALAYAREVLA, from the coding sequence ATGGCGGTGACTGCACCGGTGATTACGGTTGACGGACCGAGTGGCGCAGGCAAAGGCACGTTGTGCAAAGCGATGGCGGAAGCTTTACAGTGGAATTTGCTGGATTCGGGCGCGATTTATCGTGTTCTGGCATTGGCGGCTTTACACCATCAGGTGGATATTGGTTCGGAAGATGCGCTGGTTCCATTAGCTTCTCATCTGGATGTACGTTTTATTTCAGCAGACGGGCTGCTGAAAGTGATTTTGGAAGGTGAGGACGTCAGCAATGAAATCCGCACTGAAACGGTAGGCAACACAGCCTCTCAAGCTGCTGCGTTCCCTCGGGTTCGTGAAGCATTGTTGCGCCGCCAACGCGCTTTTCGCGAAGCGCCGGGACTGATTGCGGATGGACGTGACATGGGAACCATTGTGTTTCCCGATGCGCCAGTGAAGATTTTCCTGGATGCCAGCGCGGAAGAACGTGCTCAGCGACGCATGCTACAGTTGCAGGAGAAGGGCTTTAGTGTTAACTTTGAACGTCTTTTATCCGAGATAAGGGAACGGGATGACCGTGACCGTAATCGATCTGTCGCGCCTTTGGTGCCCGCCGCTGATGCATTGGTGTTGGATTCAACGGGAATGGCGATTGATGAAGTGATTAAGCGCGCGCTGGCTTATGCCCGTGAGGTTTTAGCGTAA
- a CDS encoding DUF1177 domain-containing protein has protein sequence MSLLHTLNAIEVLDSANASGQTVVELLSHYPQAEVTVSEIIGPKGKTDFVKVVIPGTVGKRHGGQAPTLGIIGRLGGIGARPGRIGLVSDGDGAVAAVAAAMKLAKMQTLGDSLPGDVIVCTHICPDAPTRPHEPVDFMDSPVETEDMNEQEVSPEMDAVLSIDTTKGNRVINHKGFALSPTVKEGYILRVAEDLLRIMEMTTGRLPMTFPITTQDITPYGNDVFHINSILQPSIATSAPVVGVAITTESTVPGCGTGASHEVDIADAVRFVVEVAKEFTRGACHFYNVDEYQRLLSLYGSLAHLQQRQ, from the coding sequence ATGAGTCTTTTACATACATTAAATGCGATTGAAGTTCTTGATTCCGCGAACGCCAGCGGTCAGACCGTGGTTGAACTGTTGTCCCACTACCCACAGGCCGAGGTTACCGTAAGCGAAATTATCGGACCGAAAGGGAAGACCGACTTCGTCAAAGTGGTCATCCCCGGTACGGTCGGCAAACGCCACGGCGGACAGGCACCGACATTAGGCATTATCGGCCGTTTAGGGGGCATCGGCGCCCGCCCTGGGCGTATCGGACTGGTTTCCGACGGCGATGGCGCCGTGGCCGCCGTCGCCGCGGCGATGAAACTGGCAAAAATGCAAACGCTGGGCGACAGTCTGCCCGGCGACGTGATTGTCTGCACCCATATCTGTCCGGATGCGCCAACCCGCCCTCATGAACCGGTGGATTTCATGGATTCTCCGGTTGAAACCGAAGACATGAATGAACAGGAAGTGTCGCCGGAAATGGACGCCGTGTTGTCTATCGATACCACCAAAGGCAACCGCGTTATTAATCACAAAGGATTTGCGCTGTCCCCGACGGTAAAAGAAGGCTATATCTTGCGCGTTGCCGAAGATCTGCTGCGCATCATGGAGATGACGACGGGCCGTCTGCCGATGACTTTCCCAATTACCACGCAGGATATTACCCCTTATGGTAATGACGTGTTCCACATAAACAGCATCCTCCAGCCATCTATCGCCACGTCTGCACCTGTCGTTGGCGTCGCCATCACCACTGAGAGCACCGTCCCCGGTTGCGGCACCGGCGCAAGTCACGAAGTCGATATCGCCGACGCCGTCCGTTTCGTCGTCGAGGTTGCCAAAGAATTTACGCGTGGCGCCTGCCATTTCTACAACGTAGACGAATATCAGCGCCTGCTGTCGTTGTATGGATCTTTGGCCCACCTGCAACAGCGCCAATAA
- a CDS encoding AroM family protein — MFNTRLGTLTIGQAPRPDITPILESHLPATVECTHVGVLDELSREKIAQRFAPQADEAILTTRLLDGNAVILGKNAVRDAVQLKLNQLEQQGCGIILLLCTGEFHGLHCRQAWLIEPDTIVPPVAAALLGDRQPGILVPLAEQMHSEGHKWQAMRKLPVYAAVSPYDGSDTELVAAAHALKSQQADAIIMDCMGYSESHRDVVRQATGLPVLLSNALIARLIASLL, encoded by the coding sequence ATGTTTAATACCAGGCTGGGGACGCTTACCATCGGTCAGGCTCCCCGTCCCGATATCACACCGATACTGGAGAGCCACCTGCCCGCAACAGTGGAGTGCACTCACGTCGGTGTGCTGGACGAACTTTCAAGAGAGAAGATCGCACAGCGCTTTGCACCGCAGGCCGACGAAGCCATTCTCACCACGCGATTGCTGGACGGCAACGCCGTCATTCTCGGTAAAAACGCCGTGCGCGACGCGGTGCAACTAAAGCTGAATCAGTTGGAACAACAGGGCTGTGGCATCATTCTGCTGTTGTGTACGGGCGAGTTTCACGGTCTGCATTGTCGGCAGGCATGGCTGATTGAACCAGATACGATCGTCCCGCCGGTAGCAGCCGCCCTGCTGGGCGATCGTCAGCCCGGCATTCTGGTGCCGCTGGCGGAACAAATGCACAGTGAAGGCCATAAATGGCAAGCAATGCGAAAACTCCCGGTCTATGCCGCCGTGTCTCCTTACGACGGTAGTGATACGGAGCTGGTCGCGGCGGCCCACGCGCTCAAGAGCCAGCAGGCCGACGCGATCATCATGGACTGCATGGGCTATAGCGAAAGTCACCGCGATGTGGTGCGCCAGGCTACCGGTCTGCCGGTGCTGCTTTCCAATGCGCTGATCGCCCGGCTGATCGCCAGCCTGCTCTGA
- the rpsA gene encoding 30S ribosomal protein S1, with product MTESFAQLFEESLKEIETRPGSIVRGVVVAIDKDVVLVDAGLKSESAIPVEQFKNAQGELEIQVGDEVDVALDAVEDGFGETLLSREKAKRHEAWLMLEKAYEEAATVTGVINGKVKGGFTVELNGIRAFLPGSLVDVRPVRDTLHLEGKELEFKVIKLDQKRNNVVVSRRAVIESENSAERDQLLENLQEGMEVKGIVKNLTDYGAFVDLGGVDGLLHITDMAWKRVKHPSEIVNVGDEITVKVLKFDRERTRVSLGLKQLGEDPWVAIAKRYPESTRLTGRVTNLTDYGCFVEIEEGVEGLVHVSEMDWTNKNIHPSKVVNVGDVVEVMVLDIDEERRRISLGLKQCKANPWQQFAETHNKGDRVEGKIKSITDFGIFIGLDGGIDGLVHLSDISWNVAGEEAVREYKKGDEIAAVVLQVDAERERISLGVKQLAEDPFNNYLSVNKKGAIVTGKVTAVDAKGATVELADGVEGYLRASEASRDRVEDATLVLNVGDSVEAKYTGVDRKNRVVSLSVRAKDEADEKDAIATVNNSKQEEGNFSSAMAEAFKAAKGE from the coding sequence ATGACTGAATCTTTTGCTCAACTCTTTGAAGAATCCCTGAAAGAAATCGAAACCCGTCCTGGTTCCATCGTGCGCGGTGTTGTGGTTGCCATTGATAAAGATGTGGTACTGGTTGATGCCGGTCTGAAGTCTGAATCTGCCATTCCGGTAGAGCAATTCAAAAATGCACAAGGCGAACTGGAAATTCAGGTTGGCGATGAAGTCGACGTCGCGCTGGATGCTGTTGAAGACGGCTTCGGTGAAACGCTGTTGTCTCGTGAGAAAGCTAAGCGTCATGAAGCATGGCTGATGCTGGAAAAAGCTTACGAAGAAGCTGCAACGGTTACCGGTGTTATCAACGGTAAAGTTAAGGGTGGTTTCACTGTTGAGCTGAACGGAATTCGCGCGTTCCTGCCGGGTTCTCTGGTAGATGTTCGTCCGGTACGTGACACGCTGCATCTTGAAGGCAAAGAGCTTGAGTTCAAAGTTATCAAGCTGGATCAGAAACGCAACAACGTTGTTGTTTCCCGCCGTGCGGTTATTGAATCTGAAAACAGCGCTGAACGCGATCAATTGCTGGAAAACCTGCAAGAAGGCATGGAAGTTAAAGGTATCGTCAAGAACCTCACTGACTACGGTGCATTCGTTGATCTGGGTGGCGTTGACGGCCTGCTGCATATCACGGATATGGCTTGGAAACGTGTTAAACATCCGAGCGAAATCGTCAATGTGGGCGATGAAATCACGGTTAAAGTGCTGAAATTCGACCGCGAACGTACTCGTGTGTCCCTGGGCCTGAAACAGTTGGGCGAAGATCCGTGGGTCGCTATCGCCAAGCGTTATCCTGAAAGCACTCGTCTGACTGGCCGCGTGACCAACCTGACTGATTACGGCTGCTTCGTTGAAATCGAAGAAGGCGTTGAGGGTCTGGTACACGTATCCGAAATGGATTGGACCAACAAAAACATCCATCCGTCCAAAGTTGTTAACGTTGGCGATGTAGTGGAAGTCATGGTTCTGGATATCGACGAAGAGCGTCGCCGCATCTCCCTGGGTCTGAAACAATGCAAAGCCAACCCATGGCAGCAATTTGCTGAAACCCACAACAAAGGCGACCGCGTTGAAGGTAAGATCAAGTCCATCACTGATTTCGGTATCTTCATCGGTCTGGATGGCGGCATCGACGGTCTGGTTCACCTGTCCGACATTTCCTGGAACGTGGCTGGCGAAGAAGCCGTTCGCGAATACAAGAAAGGTGACGAAATCGCCGCTGTTGTATTGCAGGTTGACGCAGAGCGCGAACGTATCTCCCTGGGCGTGAAGCAACTGGCTGAAGACCCGTTCAATAACTACCTGTCCGTAAACAAGAAAGGTGCTATTGTTACTGGTAAAGTTACAGCAGTTGATGCCAAAGGTGCTACAGTTGAATTAGCTGATGGGGTCGAAGGCTATCTGCGAGCTTCCGAAGCTTCACGCGACCGCGTTGAAGACGCTACACTGGTGTTGAACGTTGGTGACAGCGTTGAAGCGAAATACACCGGCGTCGATCGTAAAAACCGCGTTGTCAGTCTGTCTGTTCGTGCTAAAGACGAAGCTGACGAGAAAGATGCCATTGCCACTGTGAACAACAGCAAGCAGGAAGAAGGCAATTTCTCCAGCGCTATGGCTGAAGCGTTCAAAGCAGCAAAAGGCGAGTAA
- the aroA gene encoding 3-phosphoshikimate 1-carboxyvinyltransferase, translating to MQESLTLQPIKLIDGTLNLPGSKSVSNRALLLAALSEGTTRLTNLLDSDDVRHMLNALKVLGVNYQLSAERTQCEITGLGGALKASQPIELFLGNAGTAMRPLAAALCLSEGDIVLTGEPRMKERPIGHLVDALRQGGAKIDYLEQENFPPLRLRGGFQGGEISVDGSVSSQFLTALLMTAPLAAQDTQIGILGELVSKPYIDITLHMMKMFGIEVRNENYQRFYVTGRQQYRSPGEYLVEGDASSASYFLAAAAIKGGTVRVTGVGRNSVQGDIRFADVLEKMGAQIRWGDDYIECQRGELRAIDMDMNHIPDAAMTIATTALFAQGGTTMLRNIYNWRVKETDRLAAMAIELRKVGAEVVEGEDYIGITPPDVLKFAEIGTYNDHRMAMCFSLVALSDTPVTILDPKCTAKTFPDYFEQLARLSKQA from the coding sequence ATGCAGGAATCCCTGACGCTACAGCCGATTAAACTGATTGACGGTACGCTTAATCTTCCGGGTTCGAAAAGCGTATCGAATCGCGCACTTTTACTGGCGGCCTTGTCTGAAGGGACAACCCGGCTGACCAACCTGCTGGATAGTGACGATGTCCGCCACATGCTGAATGCCTTAAAAGTATTGGGCGTGAACTACCAGCTTTCCGCCGAGCGTACGCAGTGTGAAATTACGGGACTGGGCGGGGCATTGAAGGCGTCCCAACCTATCGAACTGTTTCTGGGGAACGCCGGCACCGCGATGCGTCCGCTGGCGGCGGCGTTGTGCCTAAGCGAAGGCGATATTGTGTTGACGGGCGAACCTCGGATGAAAGAACGTCCGATTGGGCATCTGGTTGATGCGTTACGTCAAGGCGGCGCGAAGATTGATTATCTGGAGCAGGAAAATTTTCCGCCTCTGCGTTTGCGCGGCGGCTTTCAGGGGGGCGAAATCAGCGTCGATGGCAGCGTTTCCAGCCAATTTCTCACCGCGCTTCTGATGACGGCGCCACTGGCGGCGCAAGACACGCAGATTGGCATTTTGGGCGAACTGGTTTCCAAGCCATACATTGATATCACATTGCACATGATGAAAATGTTTGGCATTGAGGTTCGCAATGAAAACTACCAGCGATTTTATGTGACAGGGCGCCAGCAATACCGCTCTCCGGGAGAGTATCTGGTGGAAGGTGATGCGTCTTCCGCATCTTATTTTCTGGCTGCCGCGGCAATCAAAGGAGGCACGGTGCGCGTTACCGGCGTAGGCCGCAATAGCGTGCAAGGTGATATCCGTTTTGCCGATGTGCTGGAAAAAATGGGGGCACAGATCCGCTGGGGCGATGACTATATCGAATGTCAGCGCGGCGAGCTTCGCGCCATCGACATGGATATGAACCACATCCCCGATGCCGCCATGACTATCGCGACAACTGCGTTATTTGCCCAGGGCGGCACCACGATGCTCCGCAATATTTACAATTGGCGGGTAAAAGAAACCGATCGTCTGGCTGCCATGGCGATTGAACTGCGTAAAGTCGGCGCCGAGGTTGTAGAAGGTGAAGATTATATTGGTATTACGCCGCCCGACGTGCTGAAGTTTGCAGAAATTGGTACGTATAACGATCATCGGATGGCCATGTGCTTTTCTCTGGTCGCGTTGTCCGATACGCCGGTCACCATTCTTGATCCCAAATGCACGGCCAAGACGTTCCCGGACTATTTTGAACAATTGGCGCGTTTGAGCAAACAGGCGTAA
- a CDS encoding IclR family transcriptional regulator → MSILNTTADILKLMSQLKRGITAGDLITHLQMPKSTASRVLKQLCETGFLQRDPATGSYQPGLLLIETAYLVHRVSSLTDDIEQALRALCQSTGHTGYLSVLDGDEVLVLRVIPGRHALRVITHPGTRSPAWETSTGRALLSRFSDEQLAEHCSTPQAATTLDFTAQRKRIHTIRQQRWSYAVNEAVPGTASVSCSVHNPQTKESIAFCLTFPSSMADQQEILLLAEQLYQAAMPIGKKYGDPYWLS, encoded by the coding sequence ATGAGCATTTTAAATACCACCGCCGATATCCTGAAATTGATGAGCCAACTTAAGCGCGGCATTACCGCAGGCGATCTCATCACTCATTTGCAAATGCCCAAAAGCACCGCCTCACGGGTGCTGAAACAGTTGTGTGAAACCGGATTCCTGCAACGCGATCCTGCAACGGGCAGTTATCAGCCGGGATTGCTGCTGATAGAAACAGCCTATCTGGTGCATCGTGTTTCTTCCCTGACCGACGATATTGAACAAGCCTTGCGCGCCCTGTGCCAGAGTACCGGACATACGGGCTATCTCTCCGTACTGGATGGCGATGAGGTGCTGGTATTACGCGTGATCCCCGGCCGCCACGCTTTGCGCGTTATTACCCATCCCGGTACACGTTCTCCCGCCTGGGAAACCTCGACCGGCCGCGCGTTGCTTTCCCGTTTTTCCGACGAACAACTCGCCGAACACTGTTCGACGCCGCAGGCCGCGACCACCCTCGACTTCACTGCGCAACGGAAACGTATTCATACCATTCGCCAGCAGCGCTGGTCGTATGCGGTCAATGAGGCCGTACCTGGCACGGCTTCCGTAAGTTGTTCCGTTCACAACCCACAGACAAAAGAGAGCATCGCGTTCTGCCTCACCTTTCCGTCCTCCATGGCGGATCAGCAGGAAATCTTGCTGTTGGCCGAACAGCTCTATCAGGCGGCGATGCCGATTGGCAAGAAGTACGGCGACCCTTACTGGTTGAGCTGA
- the hisIE gene encoding bifunctional phosphoribosyl-AMP cyclohydrolase/phosphoribosyl-ATP diphosphatase HisIE, translated as MLPVVVQHAVSGEVLMLGYMNQDALNATEASGRVTFFSRTKQRLWTKGESSGHFLNVVSITPDCDNDTLLILANPIGPTCHLGNSSCFSPAASDWTFLYQLEQLLAERKHADPTSSYTARLYASGTKRIAQKVGEEGLETALAATVHDREELTNEAADLMYHLLVLLQDQDLDLSTIINRLKARHTSK; from the coding sequence TGCTGCCGGTAGTGGTGCAACATGCGGTCTCCGGCGAAGTATTGATGCTGGGGTATATGAATCAGGACGCGCTGAACGCGACCGAAGCAAGCGGCAGAGTGACGTTCTTTTCACGTACTAAACAGCGGTTATGGACAAAAGGCGAATCTTCCGGTCATTTTCTGAACGTGGTTTCAATCACGCCGGATTGTGATAACGATACCTTGCTGATTCTGGCCAATCCTATTGGGCCGACCTGCCATCTGGGCAACAGCAGTTGTTTTTCCCCCGCCGCCAGCGACTGGACATTCCTCTATCAATTGGAGCAGTTGCTAGCCGAACGCAAACATGCGGACCCAACCAGCTCTTACACCGCGCGTTTGTATGCCAGCGGCACCAAGCGTATTGCGCAGAAAGTTGGCGAGGAAGGTCTGGAAACCGCACTGGCGGCAACGGTTCACGATCGGGAAGAGTTAACCAATGAAGCGGCCGACCTCATGTATCACCTGCTGGTTCTGTTGCAGGATCAGGATTTGGATCTGTCGACCATCATCAATCGCCTGAAAGCCCGCCACACCAGCAAGTAA
- a CDS encoding OPT/YSL family transporter: MSQPSPFHQDKTLSRAHHRTFNPLTLLFLVILSLFGAVIGIQLLTTLGVTPNTSIIGALIAMLIARVPLQLMQRFRSIHVQNLAQTAISSATFGAANSLLLPIGIPWLFDRPDLILPMFIGVALAMLLDGYLLYRMFNTSIFPATGTWPPGVAAAESIKAGDTGGKQAVLLSAGLALGVIGSSFKLPMSALGTAFIGNIWALSMFGIGLLLRGYSQPLLGIDINQHYIPHGMMIGAGIVALFQVIALIRGKRGSQAVLTAKALQAANDDRRHILSALRMGAIGYIGLAALIAFGTGLYNEMSLTMLLIFVLYAAFAAFIHELIVGLAAMHSGWFPAFAVALITLIIGMMIGFPMQALAVLCAFSVATGPAFADMGYDLKAGFILRDNGRDAAFELDGRRQQLFAAMVAFVVAIPVVYFSYQSYFQQGLIPPVAKVYVATIKAGVSGDIATSLLLWAVPGAIIQWLGGSRRQLGVLLATGLLIANPLAGWAVILGITLRLAILKWGSAAMRSQMEVFAAGLIAGDAIYNFFHSIFASRTGK; encoded by the coding sequence ATGTCACAACCTTCACCTTTTCACCAGGATAAAACATTATCCAGGGCGCATCACCGGACATTCAATCCGTTAACCTTGCTGTTTCTGGTCATCCTCAGCCTGTTCGGGGCCGTGATTGGCATCCAACTGCTGACCACGCTCGGCGTTACCCCCAATACGTCGATCATCGGCGCGTTAATTGCCATGTTGATCGCACGCGTGCCGCTACAGCTTATGCAGCGCTTTCGCTCCATTCATGTGCAGAATTTGGCGCAAACCGCCATTTCATCGGCGACTTTCGGCGCGGCAAACAGCCTGCTGCTGCCGATTGGCATACCCTGGCTGTTCGATCGGCCAGACCTGATTCTGCCGATGTTTATTGGTGTCGCGCTGGCGATGCTGCTGGACGGCTATCTGCTTTACCGCATGTTCAACACTTCCATTTTTCCGGCGACCGGCACCTGGCCTCCCGGCGTCGCCGCGGCTGAATCCATTAAAGCCGGGGATACAGGGGGGAAACAGGCAGTGTTGCTGAGTGCGGGATTGGCGCTGGGCGTCATCGGTTCCAGTTTCAAATTACCGATGTCCGCCCTGGGCACCGCGTTTATCGGCAACATCTGGGCGCTGTCGATGTTCGGCATCGGCCTTTTACTGCGCGGTTACAGCCAGCCGTTACTGGGCATTGATATCAATCAGCACTATATTCCTCACGGAATGATGATTGGCGCGGGGATCGTAGCGCTGTTTCAGGTGATTGCGCTGATCCGGGGAAAACGCGGGTCGCAGGCGGTATTGACCGCCAAGGCTCTGCAAGCGGCCAACGATGACCGCCGCCATATCCTTTCCGCGCTGCGCATGGGCGCAATCGGTTATATCGGACTCGCCGCCCTGATTGCCTTCGGTACCGGGCTATACAATGAAATGTCGCTTACCATGTTGCTGATCTTCGTGCTCTATGCCGCGTTCGCCGCGTTTATTCATGAATTGATCGTAGGACTTGCGGCGATGCATTCCGGTTGGTTTCCGGCATTCGCCGTAGCGCTGATCACGCTGATCATCGGCATGATGATCGGCTTCCCGATGCAAGCGCTGGCGGTACTGTGCGCGTTTTCCGTCGCCACCGGTCCGGCCTTCGCCGACATGGGATACGACCTCAAAGCCGGATTTATTCTGCGGGACAACGGACGTGACGCCGCTTTTGAACTGGATGGCCGCCGCCAGCAACTGTTTGCCGCCATGGTCGCGTTTGTGGTTGCTATCCCCGTGGTCTATTTTTCCTACCAGAGTTACTTTCAGCAGGGATTGATTCCCCCTGTCGCTAAAGTGTATGTCGCCACCATCAAAGCCGGCGTATCAGGCGATATCGCCACATCGTTGCTGCTGTGGGCGGTTCCAGGCGCCATTATTCAATGGCTGGGCGGCTCACGCCGTCAGTTAGGCGTCCTGCTAGCAACCGGCCTGCTGATTGCAAACCCGCTGGCAGGCTGGGCCGTGATACTGGGGATTACACTGCGACTGGCCATCCTCAAATGGGGAAGCGCGGCAATGCGCAGCCAGATGGAGGTCTTTGCTGCCGGTCTGATTGCCGGTGACGCTATCTATAACTTCTTCCACTCTATTTTCGCCAGCAGGACAGGCAAATAA
- the pepE gene encoding dipeptidase PepE: MQLLLLSNGTLPGKSYLEHALPPISQLIQHRRRAVFIPFAGVTVSWDDYAAKVQAALTDTDIILTSAHAVDDAVQAVREAEIIIVGGGNTFSLLKHCRERDLLTTIRQRVADGTPYIGWSAGANLACPTICTTNDMPIVDPQGFDALHLIDFQINPHYTNKLPEGHQGETRDQRIEELLCIQSDTVVVGLPEGDWIRIDEVAAYLAGPYDAVLFRAQQPPVTMAVNHPFAL; this comes from the coding sequence ATGCAATTACTACTGCTCAGCAATGGCACACTGCCGGGGAAAAGCTACCTCGAACACGCGTTGCCCCCGATTAGCCAACTGATCCAACATCGTCGCCGGGCGGTGTTTATCCCTTTCGCCGGCGTCACCGTAAGCTGGGACGACTACGCCGCTAAAGTTCAAGCCGCCCTGACGGACACCGACATTATCCTCACCTCGGCGCATGCGGTGGACGACGCCGTACAAGCCGTGCGCGAGGCGGAGATTATTATCGTCGGCGGCGGTAATACATTCAGTCTGTTGAAACACTGTAGAGAACGCGATCTGCTGACGACTATCCGCCAGCGCGTTGCGGATGGGACCCCTTATATCGGCTGGAGCGCAGGCGCAAATCTGGCCTGCCCGACCATCTGTACCACAAATGACATGCCGATTGTCGATCCGCAGGGGTTCGATGCGTTACACCTGATCGATTTTCAAATCAATCCACACTACACCAATAAGCTCCCTGAAGGACATCAGGGAGAAACCCGCGATCAGCGTATTGAGGAACTGCTGTGTATTCAATCTGATACGGTCGTGGTCGGCCTACCGGAAGGCGATTGGATCCGTATCGATGAGGTAGCGGCCTATCTTGCCGGTCCTTATGATGCGGTACTGTTCCGGGCCCAGCAGCCACCGGTGACGATGGCCGTCAACCATCCATTCGCGCTGTAA
- a CDS encoding aspartate/glutamate racemase family protein — MTLGIIRVLTTQDTLLLEEHGRLLAEEYGLQTVSRCIPDQPHGIFDASSEAQALPKIIALGQAYEREGCQAIFLSCAADPGLDELRRAISLPVISAGSACARLAANLKLPVAVIGIGDQAPAPFRRLLGEDVLYARPEGVTQTTHLLTPEGRASALACAKTLYEQGAVVIAFSCTGLSTIGLAEQIRKTIGCVAIDAVSTSGMFIVEWLGKRTVA; from the coding sequence ATGACGCTGGGTATTATTCGTGTCCTCACCACACAGGACACCTTGCTGTTGGAAGAGCATGGCCGCCTGTTGGCCGAAGAATACGGCTTGCAGACAGTCAGCCGCTGCATCCCCGATCAGCCTCACGGCATCTTCGATGCAAGCAGTGAGGCACAAGCCCTTCCCAAAATCATCGCTCTTGGACAAGCCTACGAACGGGAAGGTTGTCAGGCTATTTTCCTGAGCTGTGCCGCCGATCCGGGACTGGACGAATTACGTCGGGCGATTTCTCTTCCAGTAATCAGCGCAGGCAGCGCCTGCGCACGTCTAGCCGCCAACCTAAAGCTGCCTGTCGCCGTTATAGGCATCGGCGACCAGGCACCGGCACCGTTTCGCCGCCTGCTGGGAGAAGATGTACTCTACGCTCGGCCTGAAGGCGTGACCCAAACCACCCATCTGCTGACACCAGAGGGTCGCGCCAGCGCACTAGCTTGTGCTAAAACGCTGTATGAGCAAGGCGCCGTAGTCATTGCTTTTTCTTGTACCGGATTGTCCACCATCGGTCTGGCAGAGCAAATTCGCAAAACTATCGGTTGTGTTGCCATAGACGCGGTTAGTACTTCGGGCATGTTCATAGTGGAGTGGTTGGGAAAACGCACAGTGGCATAG
- the ihfB gene encoding integration host factor subunit beta, protein MTKSELIERLAGQQSHIPAKLVEDAVKEMLEQMATTLAEGDRIEIRGFGSFSLHYRAPRVGRNPKTGEKVELEGKYVPHFKPGKELRDRANIYG, encoded by the coding sequence ATGACCAAGTCTGAACTTATTGAAAGACTTGCTGGACAGCAATCTCATATCCCGGCCAAATTGGTTGAGGATGCAGTGAAAGAGATGCTCGAACAGATGGCTACGACACTGGCCGAAGGTGATCGTATCGAGATCCGTGGGTTCGGCAGTTTTTCACTTCACTACCGTGCACCGCGTGTTGGCCGCAATCCTAAGACGGGGGAAAAAGTTGAGTTGGAAGGTAAATACGTCCCTCACTTCAAACCAGGCAAAGAACTACGTGATCGCGCAAATATCTACGGATAA